Proteins from a single region of Sporosarcina sp. P33:
- a CDS encoding cytochrome c biogenesis protein CcdA: MFTDLNLLLAFGAGLLNFISPCTLPLYPAFISYITGMSLDELKSDKVKVRKSGMIHTILFLIGFSIIFIFLGFSSSFVGTFFIQYQDLLRQIGSIFIIIFGLMIIGLFTPAFLMKEKKLHFKNRPAGYFGTLLIGLAFAAGWTPCTGPITGAVFMLASQNPGSGVWYMIAYVLGFAIPFFILSIFITRVKWIQKYSRTITKVGGYIMIALGILLFFDGLTFIIAWLSPFFGDFMGF; this comes from the coding sequence ATGTTCACAGATCTGAATTTGTTATTAGCATTCGGAGCGGGTCTTCTTAACTTCATATCACCTTGTACATTACCGCTTTATCCGGCTTTCATTTCTTATATCACAGGCATGTCATTGGACGAATTAAAATCGGATAAAGTGAAAGTTAGAAAAAGCGGTATGATACACACGATTTTGTTCTTAATAGGTTTTTCAATCATTTTCATATTTCTCGGATTTAGTTCGTCTTTCGTAGGGACTTTCTTTATCCAATATCAAGATCTGCTGCGACAAATTGGTTCCATTTTCATCATTATTTTCGGGTTGATGATTATCGGTCTATTTACACCGGCATTCCTAATGAAGGAGAAAAAACTTCACTTTAAAAATCGCCCAGCTGGCTATTTTGGCACATTGCTTATAGGACTTGCGTTTGCAGCAGGGTGGACGCCATGTACCGGTCCGATTACAGGGGCTGTCTTCATGCTTGCATCCCAAAATCCGGGCTCAGGCGTGTGGTATATGATTGCCTATGTTCTTGGATTTGCAATTCCGTTTTTCATACTTTCCATTTTCATTACACGTGTTAAGTGGATTCAAAAATATAGCCGAACAATTACAAAAGTCGGAGGTTACATCATGATTGCACTCGGGATTCTACTGTTCTTTGATGGATTGACGTTCATTATCGCGTGGTTGAGTCCGTTTTTTGGAGATTTCATGGGGTTTTAA
- a CDS encoding sulfite exporter TauE/SafE family protein, whose amino-acid sequence MYGFLSKISNIITEPVTGLINSYADFPLMVALLLGVVGAVAPCQLTGNMSAITLYGNRTVQFKTDWLEIFAFVAGKVVVFTTFGLLAWGFGQTFESKITEYFPLFRKAIGPLIVFTGLVLLGVLKLRVFHRLSLHIPVRLREGKLGSFLLGASFSLAFCPTMFVLFFVWLMPLVSSTSYGLVLPAVFGIATSFPLILLFLIIWLFETDRRIMRKSVKIGKVIQRLAGFLLVLIGMFDTITYWGM is encoded by the coding sequence ATGTATGGATTTTTGTCGAAAATTAGTAATATTATCACGGAGCCTGTAACTGGCCTAATTAATTCTTATGCAGATTTCCCACTTATGGTCGCATTACTGTTAGGAGTGGTTGGTGCTGTTGCTCCTTGTCAGTTGACAGGGAATATGAGTGCCATCACTCTATACGGCAATCGTACTGTTCAATTCAAAACAGACTGGCTCGAAATTTTTGCTTTTGTTGCAGGAAAGGTTGTAGTTTTCACCACATTTGGCCTTTTAGCATGGGGGTTCGGTCAAACGTTCGAATCCAAGATTACGGAGTATTTTCCGCTTTTCCGTAAAGCGATCGGTCCGCTGATTGTTTTTACTGGGCTTGTACTATTAGGAGTATTGAAACTGAGAGTCTTTCATCGTCTGAGTTTACATATACCGGTACGATTGCGAGAAGGGAAACTGGGCTCCTTTTTGTTAGGCGCGAGTTTTTCACTTGCATTTTGTCCAACAATGTTTGTTTTGTTTTTCGTTTGGCTGATGCCACTCGTTTCCTCAACCTCATATGGTCTCGTACTCCCCGCTGTTTTTGGAATTGCAACGTCATTTCCCCTCATCCTATTATTCCTGATTATATGGCTATTTGAGACAGACCGCCGAATCATGAGGAAGAGCGTGAAAATTGGCAAGGTCATTCAGCGATTAGCTGGGTTTCTGCTGGTGCTGATAGGAATGTTTGACACAATCACTTATTGGGGGATGTAA
- a CDS encoding cytochrome c biogenesis protein ResB, whose protein sequence is MSKIKCQCGHDNPFGTVLCEQCGRPQTEEAKKSNLIDMRYEGSARRSQTYKRSIVDKVWNFFSSVKVGISIIIAVLATSTIGTIFPQKLFVPATTESAIFEYYEKHYGFAGTLYYKLGFYDMYNSWWFITLIGMLGTSIIIASVDRVFPLYKSLKKQRTKRHTSFLKKQRIYAEGIVTDSNSSLVKAEEKLKELRYNVKTEEGALLAEKGRFSRWGPYVNHTGLIIFLFAVLLRTLPGFYVDEQIWLRDGETRAIPGVPGYYLKNNKFIIETYSKEEDATFGQAIDRVGTIVKNYQSDVTLYKDAEGGLPGQSDKMEFVKDYSIVVNKPLSFEGFNVYQMDYRLDELKSMTFQLTEKKTDKSFGEFTVDLLNPERLYELNEGTTVELKEFYPDYGGIEDGEPVTKSPIPNNPAFIFKMVTPSNPEGEISFVAIRQTLETEVNDYKVNFVSAETRDITGLVVRKDKTLYILLLGGIIFMIGVAQGSYWNHRRVWIQKGEGNELFLAGHTNKNWFGLKKELDKVKDYADLPQYEDRQNNEFDKEEMKGDKY, encoded by the coding sequence ATGAGTAAAATAAAATGCCAATGCGGCCATGACAACCCATTTGGCACAGTTCTTTGTGAGCAGTGCGGACGACCTCAGACTGAAGAAGCGAAAAAAAGTAATCTGATCGACATGCGGTATGAAGGATCAGCAAGAAGATCACAAACATATAAACGATCGATTGTTGATAAAGTATGGAATTTCTTTTCTAGTGTTAAGGTAGGAATTAGTATTATTATTGCCGTCCTTGCGACATCGACAATAGGTACAATTTTTCCGCAGAAATTATTTGTTCCGGCAACGACGGAGTCTGCTATCTTTGAGTATTACGAAAAGCATTATGGTTTTGCCGGAACCCTTTATTACAAACTTGGATTTTATGATATGTACAATAGCTGGTGGTTCATCACACTGATTGGGATGCTTGGTACTTCTATCATCATTGCGAGTGTTGACAGAGTTTTTCCACTCTACAAATCATTGAAAAAGCAACGCACGAAACGGCATACTTCCTTTTTGAAGAAGCAAAGGATCTATGCTGAAGGGATAGTAACTGATTCAAATAGTTCACTTGTAAAAGCAGAGGAAAAGCTTAAAGAGCTTCGTTACAATGTTAAGACAGAAGAGGGAGCGCTACTGGCGGAGAAAGGCCGGTTTTCCAGATGGGGTCCTTATGTCAATCATACAGGATTGATCATCTTCCTATTTGCCGTTCTATTACGAACCCTGCCTGGTTTTTATGTCGATGAACAGATTTGGCTACGCGATGGTGAGACACGTGCCATCCCAGGCGTACCAGGATATTACTTGAAGAACAATAAGTTTATTATAGAGACTTATTCCAAGGAAGAAGACGCTACATTTGGTCAAGCGATAGATCGCGTTGGGACAATCGTGAAAAATTACCAATCAGACGTAACCTTATATAAGGATGCGGAAGGCGGTCTACCAGGTCAGTCAGATAAGATGGAATTTGTAAAAGATTACTCCATTGTTGTTAATAAACCACTTAGCTTTGAGGGGTTCAATGTATACCAGATGGACTACCGGCTAGATGAATTAAAATCGATGACATTCCAGTTGACTGAAAAGAAAACAGATAAGTCATTTGGCGAATTTACGGTTGATCTTCTCAATCCAGAGCGTTTATATGAATTGAACGAGGGAACGACTGTTGAACTAAAAGAATTCTATCCGGATTATGGTGGGATTGAAGACGGAGAACCGGTGACTAAATCACCGATCCCAAACAATCCAGCATTCATATTTAAAATGGTAACCCCTTCCAACCCGGAAGGTGAAATTAGTTTTGTGGCTATCCGTCAGACGCTCGAGACAGAGGTGAATGATTATAAAGTGAATTTTGTTAGCGCCGAAACACGGGATATTACAGGCCTCGTAGTGCGGAAAGACAAAACACTTTATATACTGCTCCTAGGGGGTATTATTTTCATGATTGGCGTTGCCCAAGGCTCCTATTGGAACCATCGGAGAGTATGGATTCAAAAAGGTGAAGGAAATGAACTTTTCCTTGCGGGCCATACGAATAAAAACTGGTTCGGCTTAAAAAAGGAGCTCGATAAAGTGAAAGACTACGCTGACTTACCACAATATGAAGATAGGCAAAACAATGAGTTTGATAAAGAAGAAATGAAGGGGGACAAGTACTAA